One genomic region from Leptospira montravelensis encodes:
- a CDS encoding rod-binding protein, translated as MDIHKIQDYSGRLSRSQDESILNRMKAYSDEIKPLKKDGISDFQNLLETHEEIMGKVSSSSLRVPQNIREEIKEDPYRKKLYDASVEFESVFVKMMLKEMKNTIHKEKMIDGGYAEEIFEDMLYDEYAKNISQNESMGLAEEIYKQMSASLPPVKKNPYL; from the coding sequence ATGGACATTCACAAAATCCAAGACTATTCCGGAAGACTGAGCCGTTCCCAGGACGAATCCATCCTGAACCGGATGAAAGCATATTCAGACGAAATAAAACCACTGAAAAAAGATGGGATCTCGGATTTTCAAAATCTACTAGAAACTCATGAAGAAATTATGGGGAAGGTGAGTTCCTCTTCTCTCCGAGTTCCACAAAACATTCGTGAAGAAATTAAAGAAGATCCTTATAGAAAAAAACTTTATGATGCATCAGTAGAATTTGAATCGGTTTTTGTGAAGATGATGTTAAAAGAAATGAAAAACACCATCCATAAAGAAAAAATGATCGATGGTGGTTATGCGGAAGAAATTTTTGAAGATATGTTATACGATGAGTATGCGAAGAACATTTCTCAAAATGAATCTATGGGGCTTGCAGAAGAGATTTACAAACAAATGTCTGCCTCACTTCCGCCAGTGAAAAAAAATCCTTATCTGTAA
- a CDS encoding flagellar basal body P-ring protein FlgI, which translates to MFRFFANPFVALAIFLFATLPSFAVETRLKDLVRIDAVRENQLTGFGLVVGLNGTGDTKNPLTEEALQNYLAGLGVNTKKNLRDAKNTASVLITANVPVNLKEGDKIDVLVSSLGDARSLEGGVLLQSPLKAGNGETIAVASGVLAFGGKEKKRGGADKKSGSNTALVPMGAILEKSVPNAPVTKSVKLTLLEKDYTTMGAIVDVITAELQVTPEVVSPTEVLVPLPLKTSGQTSTGEMATGEPKLDLAFLSRLENLTVNSSPVARVVINERTGTIVMGANIPIDEVAISQQGLTIQIANRDKARYFFPIQEEGKGESVFVLKETTQVSDVVGALNKVGASTRDIISILEALKKQGALKAELVIQ; encoded by the coding sequence ATTTTCCGTTTTTTTGCAAATCCTTTCGTGGCACTTGCCATCTTTCTCTTTGCAACTCTCCCTAGTTTTGCTGTAGAAACTAGACTAAAAGATTTAGTGCGGATTGATGCCGTGCGGGAAAACCAACTGACTGGATTTGGTCTTGTGGTAGGTCTTAACGGAACAGGGGATACAAAAAATCCACTCACGGAAGAGGCCTTACAAAATTACCTTGCCGGTCTTGGTGTGAATACCAAAAAGAATCTAAGAGATGCCAAAAACACAGCATCTGTTCTTATCACTGCCAATGTTCCTGTGAACCTTAAAGAAGGGGATAAAATTGATGTTTTGGTTTCGTCTCTGGGAGATGCACGTTCTCTTGAGGGTGGAGTGCTTTTACAATCTCCACTAAAGGCGGGGAATGGAGAAACCATTGCTGTTGCTTCCGGCGTACTTGCGTTTGGTGGAAAAGAGAAAAAACGTGGTGGTGCTGATAAAAAATCCGGATCCAATACCGCCCTTGTTCCTATGGGAGCCATTTTGGAAAAATCGGTTCCCAATGCCCCTGTAACAAAATCGGTTAAACTCACACTCCTCGAAAAAGATTATACAACGATGGGTGCGATTGTGGATGTCATCACCGCCGAACTTCAAGTAACTCCCGAAGTAGTATCACCCACAGAAGTCCTTGTTCCCCTTCCATTAAAAACTTCCGGCCAAACTTCCACAGGAGAAATGGCAACGGGGGAACCCAAACTAGATTTGGCCTTTCTTTCCCGGTTAGAGAATTTAACAGTCAATTCTTCTCCTGTCGCACGGGTTGTGATCAACGAAAGGACGGGAACCATTGTGATGGGTGCAAACATTCCCATTGATGAAGTGGCCATTTCCCAACAAGGATTAACCATCCAAATTGCGAATAGAGACAAGGCGCGGTATTTTTTCCCCATCCAAGAAGAAGGTAAGGGTGAATCTGTTTTTGTTTTAAAGGAAACTACCCAAGTTTCGGACGTGGTGGGTGCCTTAAATAAAGTCGGAGCTTCCACGCGGGACATTATTTCGATTTTAGAGGCTTTGAAAAAACAAGGAGCTTTAAAAGCAGAACTTGTGATTCAGTAA
- a CDS encoding flagellar basal body L-ring protein FlgH, which produces MNLKKNPKSKLSRNRDAKLSSPKTPSVTRKILIFFFELAILGLLTFTGISLSAADSLWKDKDPYSYPKTIQPGTVVKVVLKNGLRVEYESEYKATFDNDIKTVPDKKLVPDLPAYNSNSTYMRSKVGKSKSQGKVVGVMAVLVTGIDPGTGNLELEGSKVFNLSEERINLRLSGTISPEDLDKNRFISSDLIANLRVEYQGTLNPKELTNPNIQMKRITNPDGTVTEKAELSEQEKQEIILKNIKRLLGESE; this is translated from the coding sequence ATGAATCTAAAGAAAAATCCCAAGTCAAAATTAAGTAGGAACAGAGATGCAAAACTAAGTTCCCCGAAGACACCATCAGTAACCAGAAAAATTCTGATTTTCTTTTTTGAGTTGGCAATTCTTGGTTTATTGACTTTCACAGGCATTTCTCTTTCCGCTGCGGATTCTTTATGGAAAGACAAAGATCCATATTCGTATCCGAAAACCATCCAACCAGGAACTGTAGTTAAGGTGGTTTTGAAAAACGGACTTCGTGTGGAATATGAATCGGAATACAAAGCTACTTTTGACAATGATATCAAAACCGTTCCCGATAAAAAGTTAGTCCCGGATCTCCCCGCTTATAATTCGAACTCAACTTATATGCGTTCCAAAGTGGGAAAATCCAAATCCCAAGGCAAAGTGGTAGGAGTGATGGCAGTCCTTGTTACAGGAATTGATCCAGGAACCGGAAATTTGGAACTTGAGGGAAGTAAGGTGTTTAATCTTTCGGAAGAGAGGATTAACCTTCGTTTGTCGGGTACCATTTCTCCAGAAGATTTGGATAAAAACCGTTTTATTTCGAGTGATCTCATTGCCAACCTAAGAGTGGAATACCAAGGTACTTTAAATCCTAAGGAATTAACAAATCCGAACATCCAAATGAAACGGATCACAAATCCCGATGGAACAGTAACTGAAAAAGCAGAACTATCGGAACAAGAAAAACAAGAAATCATTTTAAAGAATATCAAACGACTCTTAGGTGAAAGTGAGTAA